A genome region from Bombilactobacillus bombi includes the following:
- a CDS encoding sigma-70 family RNA polymerase sigma factor — protein MNLEHDLTTGFTLAWKEQRLIFGALKRAGVYRSNYLYEDLVQEGYLTYALTWSNSHLTGEEFNHYVFQRIVWRTLDLLRHERYRQEHSDVDELMINDEQVGEPLFWDVQVQELLPQLTAVEQQILFKHLLQEQKLSLLAINLGVTPRYLRKVRTQLRAKLRPLLGRE, from the coding sequence ATGAACTTAGAACATGATTTGACAACTGGTTTTACTTTGGCTTGGAAAGAGCAACGCTTAATTTTTGGTGCATTAAAGCGTGCCGGAGTTTATCGAAGTAATTATTTATATGAGGATTTAGTTCAAGAAGGCTATTTGACTTATGCCTTAACTTGGTCTAATTCGCATTTAACTGGAGAAGAGTTTAATCATTATGTTTTTCAACGGATTGTTTGGCGCACACTTGACTTGTTGCGGCACGAACGTTATCGCCAAGAGCATAGTGATGTTGATGAGTTAATGATTAACGATGAACAAGTAGGAGAGCCCTTATTTTGGGATGTACAAGTTCAAGAATTATTGCCACAATTAACGGCAGTAGAACAACAAATCTTGTTTAAACATTTATTGCAAGAACAAAAGCTATCTCTATTGGCTATTAATCTGGGGGTAACGCCACGTTATTTGCGAAAAGTGCGCACGCAATTACGCGCGAAATTACGCCCACTACTAGGAAGAGAATAA